The nucleotide sequence GGCCCTGGGAACCAATATGATCCTGGTCTTTCCTGGCCAGCGCAATCGTGATGGCATTCAGCAGGCGATTGTGACTCTGACTGCGCGCGATGCGAAGGCCATCGGGGTCGAGTGTCCCTCTGTCCTGGCGACAACCCCTGTGATCGGGACTGCAGGGCAAGTGATCTATGGCAGTTCCAACTTCAGTCCTCGCGAAATCACCGGGGTCAGCGAGGAATTTCCACTGGTGCGGAACTGGTCTGTGCGACAGGGTGAGTTCTTCTCCGAGCGGGATATCAGCAGCTCGAACAAGGTTTGTGTCATTGGGCACACGATCGTGGCCAAGTTGTTTCAGACGATCAATCCGATCGGAGAAACGATCCGGATCAAGAATATCCCGTTCCGCGTAGTGGGGGTGCTCGAGAAAAAGGGGGCCAACATGGTGGGACAGGATCAGGATAATCTTGTGCTGCTTCCCTATACGACCGTCCGGAAACGCCTGCAAGGTTCCGAATTTGATAACGTGGGGGCCATTATGGTGTCCGCCCGGTCGATGCAGGTCATGGCCGAGGCTCAGTTGGAGATAGACCAACTGTTGGCCGAACGGCATCGGATTCAGCCTGGCCAGCCCCGCGATTACATCGTGCAGAACACGACCGAGATTGCCAATATCTTCGGTGCCGTGACCGGTACGCTGACGATGATGCTGGCGAGCATTGCGGCGATCTCCCTGGTCGTCGGCGGTGTCGGGATCATGAATATCATGCTCGTCTCTGTCACCGAGCGGACACGCGAGATCGGGATCCGGATGGCCGTTGGTGCGCGGGCGAATGATATCCTCAGGCAGTTTCTTGTCGAAGCGGTTCTGCTGTCGTGTGTCGGGGGGCTGATTGGTTTTCTGCTGGGCGTCGGTGCCTCCGTCGGACTGGTGACCCTGATCAATTCGTTCACCACCGGCACCAAGTGGACGCACGAAGTTTCGATTACGGCCGGCATCGTCGCTTTTTTGTTTGCCGCCGCGGTTGGGGTCTTCTTCGGTTACTACCCGGCACGCAGAGCCAGTCGCCTCGATCCGATTGAAGCCCTGCGCTACGAGTAATGCCTTGACTCGCAGCCGGCCCACGGGAGCCCTCCCGTAAACCCTTGCAGGGGTATAGGTCTCGGCATTTGACCGGCCTCAATCACTATTGTGCATTGTTTAACGAGCGAATTTCGCAGGCAGGAATGGGCTCCGCTGAAGTCGCGAATGGAAACCGAAGTCACGTTTGGGCCGATGCTCGCCCGATGAGAACGAGTCCGGAGAACTCTGTCGGCGGGGGCGGTAGTGGGGGGCAGAGTTGGAGGGTGGTGGCTATTGTTGTGGAAACCTCTTGCGGCTGACGCCGCCACGGTAGCCGCGAAGACGCGGCAACCGTGGCTATCCTTGAGTGGAGGGTGAGAGTCGGTCCGCACAGGGTATGGTACGCCGTTATTCGGCTTCCAGCCGACCCTGGAAGAGTTTCGAAAGGGGGGACTTCAACAGGGCGGATCGGAAATGGGTCCGATAGGCACTCTGCAGGAGCGGCAGCTCTGACTCGTCTGCCGCCAGCGTCATCAGCGAGATGCTGCCCATTTCGTCGGTTGATTCCTCGCCGAAGTGCACTCGCGCCGGGGGATCGCTGGGATTACGAGGATTGTCTTTCGAGTTATCGTAGGTGATCCGTGAATGCAGCCGCGTCCCTTTGGGGAGTTTGGCGAACTCTGCAAACCGGTACTGCTCCTGCCAGGCAAAGTCCCAGTCAGGGATGGAGAGGATTGTTCGCCGGGTGCCGTCGGGAAGTGTCGCCGTGAGCGTCATCGATTTGCCGAGATAGTGCGCGTGCGCTCCGACTCCGAAGGCCTCGACATCCACGGGAAGGACGAAGGTGTCTTCGATCACATACTCTTTTTCACCTGGTGGGATATCGATGCCTTTGAACGCGCCGAATGCGGGCGGTAGCTGGATCGGCATAAAGCGGCGATTCGAAGGCTTCTTGGCAAAGTAGATCCCGACTGTCGAGGTTTCTTCTTCGGCTTTTCCTGACGGATGAAAGTGGGTCGCCAGGATCAGGTCTGACCCGGCCGGAACCCGGTACGCCAACCCATTCGGCAGCAGGTGCGGCTGTGCTCCCAGTGCCCAGCCACCTAGCGCGCCGAATGCCGGTGCGCCCGGAGTCGCTCTCTTTCCCAGCGGACTTCGTTTCGGAGCGGTTTCGGGATCGTCGAAGGCCTGAGGTGGGACGGGGCTACCCCGCAATTTCATCATTGCTCCCATTCCTCCCTTGAACCCCGGTTCATCATCTTCGGCTTCCAGCTCACGGCCGCGTCCGGTGGCGTCGAAGAAGAACAGCGAATGATGGACGACCGAACGTGCGCTGGGACGAAAGGCGATGGCGGCGATGAAGTGTTCTTCGGTCAGGTCGAGCGGAATCGTGAAATTCCGGTAGATATCGGGACCATCCGCAGGAACCCGGTAGGGCTGCTTCATCGATACGACAAGGTCCGGTTCGCCCAAGGTCCATCCACTGGCGAACTCAGGGAGTGCGGGCAAGTCAGCTGCGTTTCCTTCGGGCATCCCCTGATCGACCCAGTTGGTAATGAGCTCGATTTGGTCCTTGGACAGTCGTCGTTCGTAGAGGAAGGGATAGTCTGCTGGTTCCGCTTTCCAGGGGGGCATCAGCCGTTGTTTGACGACGTCGGCAATCAGGTCCCCTCGTTCCTGAACATCGGCGTACGTCAGCAGAGGAAAGGGAGCTGCCTCGCCAGGCCGATGGCAGGTCGCACAGTTTTCAAAAATGATCGGAGCGATCTCTTTGGTAAAATTCACATCCGCGAACGTGCTCGGCGTATGAGACCACCAAGTCAGGATGACTGCGACAAAGACAAGCTGGCAGCGAAAGGACAACATACCTAATCCCTAGCGAGTGAGTAGTCGGGCGTCTGTTTTCGGCTTGGGAATATAACAACCGATCGCTTTCGTCGTCTCCTGTGGAACGGGGACTCCCTGAAGAATCGCATCCAGTGCGTTTCTCAGGTCATGCTGGGTGGCTTTAAAGCGGCGTTTGCCCAGCGCGGCGTAAAGATTATCGATACGCCCTCGATAGAGGCATTTTCCTTCGGCAGAGACTACGGCGACTTCCGGCGCGATGGTGACTTCTGTCTCGCGAACTAGCTCGAAGGATAAGTCGCGCAATACGGGAATTTCATAGCCATAGTCGGTCGCGTGTTTCTTAGCGTCCTCAACGGAAAGGTCAGGACTGACATAGACAATAAACGACGCGATTTCCTGTTCGGCATATTGGGCTGCGATCCGTTTGATCTCGGGTGCATAAGCGTTCGAGATGGGGCAGTCAGGCAGCAGAAAGAACAGGATCGTTGCCTTGGCCTTGGCATTCCTGAGCGGAGTATGAGTCTGTCCCTCGAGGTCGACCAGTTCCACCGTATTTTCGGGAGGAGCCGCCTGGAGAGCCGAGCTGTACAGCGTGACGCAGAGCATGAGAGTGAGCATCGCCCTGCCCATTCGGGGGGGACGGTGGGAGTCTTTTTGATCGAATTGGCTGGACATGGGCGGTCTCCGTAAACGTGGACGGGTCGTCATTTCTCGCCCGTGACCGGTCAGATCGCAAGTCATCGTGCTCCCGTCAGGCTTCAGCGGCACGTGCGAGAAACCGGTATCCGGTTCCGCGCACTGAGACGATATACCGGGGCTGTGCGGGATCGGGTTCAAGAATCTTGCGAAGTCGCAGGACGAAGTTGTCAATAGTCCGTGTCGTCACATCGGCGGACTGATCCCAGACCTCTTCGAGGATACGGTGCCGCGAAAGCACTTCCCCTTCGTGCTCAATGAAGTAGCGCAATAGTTGCATTTCCAGTGTGGTGAGTGCGTGCTTCTTGTCACCGACGGACACTTCAAACGACTGGAAGTCGATGCGGACATCGCCGAAGGTGTAAACGCCCGAGATGACCCCTTCACTGGTGGTCCCATTGGAGGTGACGTCGGTCAGAATGGTCCGGTGTCGCTCCATCAGGTTCTTGACACGGTTCAGCAGTTCGGGCAGTGCGAAGGGCTTTGTGATGTACTGGTCCGTGCCGACATCGAACGCGTGCATGCGGTCTTCGACCAGCGTGCGTGCGCTCAGCACGATGATCGGGACCAGCTTATTGGTGGTCCGGATGGCAGAACAGATTTCGTATCCGCTCATCCCCGGCAGCATCAGGTCTAGAATGATCAGGTCGATGGGCGGGACCGCCGTGTGAAAAATCTTCAGGGCCGTCGGACCATCCCCGGCGAGCAGTACTTCGTACCCTTCCTGTTCGAAATTGAATTTCAATCCCAACGCGAGGGCTTCTTCGTCCTCGACAATTAAGATCCTCATCGATTTTGCCCCAATCGCCCGTTGATTTCTGATGAAAATCGTCCTCAAAAATGGTGGACGAGGAATCGATCCTCGTTCATCGCGAGACAATGGCGAATTGTAAGGCATCCGGCCGGGAAAAGAATTCTCTTTCTGGGATTCCGTCGTGACTCCCGTGTTCGGTGCTGCAGTTCCGTACCGCAGTTCCGTGCTGCAGGAGAGACCGTTTTCCGTAAACGGCGAGAAAGAGAATTCGTCCGCTGTACGGCGCCAGGTCAGGCTAACGGAGGGGCTTGGCTCGACCTCCGTAACGCAGAGCCTGAGCGGCGAGTTCGATGACGTCACTGTCCATGCCGCTGGCTTCGAGCTGCCGAACGGCCGCATCGATGTCGTATGCGACTCGTTTCAGTTCGACTTGCCCATTTTCGATAATGGCGTAAGCGGCGCGGGGATCTCCATCCCGGGGTTGTCCCACGCTTCCCGGATTCAGGACCTGACGGTTTCCCAGGGTCAGGTGAAACGGAATATGGGTGTGTCCGACACAAATGAAGTCAGCTTCAATATTCGTTAATCGCCGTTCCCAGCCTTCCGCATCCGCAGCAAGATACTCATCCATTGGATCGCGAGGTGTGGCATGGACGAGATGAAACCGCAGGTTGTCGATCGTCACGTTCTGAGTGACGGGGAGTTGGGAAAGATATTTTAAATGCGAAGGACGGAGGATGTCCCAGTGCTGTTGTCGGGTGGCACCTGCAAGTCTGCGGAATCCCGTACCGACAGGGGGAGGCACCCGCTGTGCGACGGAGTGATCGTGGTTTCCGCGAATCGCATAGGTGACGTGTTTGCGTACCCAGTCGATGCAGGGGATCGGGTCCACGCCGTATTCGACGAGATCGCCGAGGAACAGACATTCGTCAAAAGTTTCACGAATGGAGCTCAGGGCCAGCCAGTTGGCGTGGATATCGGCTAGAACCAGGATTCTCATAGATCAGGTCGCAGATCTGTTTTTCTCGTTCATGGCGTGGCCCCGTCATGAAAGGGGTGATGGAAGTGAGCTGATTTCCGCTCCGACAGAATCTTGTGATTCTCCCAAGGTTCAGTTTAAAGCATCTTGACGATTGACGCGCGGGATCGATCTAATAGTGAGTCACTTCTTCATCGTACTTTCAAAAAAGAACGATCATGAGTTCATCCATCGATCATCTGACGCTGCGTGAAAAACTGCGTGATGCTGCCCATGGATTGCGTGAACTTGCCGAGCATCTCGAAATGGGATTTGTACCGAAAGTTCATGAACTCAGGAAGTTAAGCCGTCAGCCTGACCCGGGCTCGGATCAGCCCCCGGTTGCTGATGTCACGATTCGAAGCTATGTTTCTTCTGTTCTGGAGAGCGATCGCTTTACTGCAGGATTGAATGAGACGTTGGAAAAATACCTGAACTCAATACAAAAGGATGTGTCGGACGTCATTTTTCGCGGAAACGCCGGTTGAATCGTTCACAACCGGACTTGATCCGCAATCGATGTACGGTGTTTTGGTTTTCCCCACTTGTCGGCAGGCTGTCACGGGCGAAGAATGCCGGCGGTCTCGGTTTCCATCAAGATTTCTATTCCCGTCGTACGACTTGATGCCCGTCAACCCAGCGCAAGCAACTCACGCACTTCTCGTTTGAGCCGTCTCAATACGGCGAGCAGATTCAATTTATGTATTCCCTTTTACGGCGTGCAACATGTCCAGCAGCCTGAATAAGCCTCAATCGGACTCTGGTCAGGGGACCAGCTCCGTATTGAGTTATTTGTGGCGCGGCAACAAAGGGGCCGGTCCCGAAACGGTGATCACAAATCCCCGCGTCATGTCCCTGACAGGATCGTCAGGCGATATCTCGGCGTCGGGCAATGACGTGGTTCCCCGCCTGTTTCCTACGGGGCATGACGCCGATCACGTCGCCGGCATCACCATCGGTCACTTTACGATCCAAAAGCGAATCGGTGTCGGCGGCATGGGCAGCGTGTTTCTCGCGATGGACGACCGCTTGAAACGAGACGTCGCTTTGAAAGTGCTGGCGCCCTCTCTTTCACTGGATCAAACGTCCGTTCAGCGATTTCAAAATGAAGCCCAGGCCGCAGCTCGGCTGGACCACGATAACATCGCACGCGTCTTCTACTCGGGTGAAGAGGCCGGGCTGCATTACATCGCCTACGAGTACGTTCCGGGACAAAACCTGCGAGACCTGATTCGATCGAAAAAGTGGCTCGATCCCCCGGAAGCCGTCAACTACACGATTCAGCTCGCCGCCGCCCTGCACCACCTTTCGGGGGCCGGTGTCATCCATCGGGATATCAAGCCTTCGAACGTACTGATCACCCCGTTTGGCCGCGCGAAGCTGGTTGACCTGGGTCTTGCCCGCAAGACCTCGCTGGAAACCTCATTCGAATTGACGATTCCCGGAACAACCCTGGGAACCTTCGACTATATCTCACCTGAACAGGCGCGTGATCCGCACAGCGTCGATGTCCGCAGCGATATCTACTCGCTGGGATGCACGCTGTACCACATGCTGACGGGAGAGCCCCCCTACCCTGAGGGAACGGTACTGCAGAAACTGCTGGACCATCAGGACAAGGAACCCCCCGATCCGGCTCGCAAGAATCGCCGGGTTACGCCCATGCTGTCGCACGTCGTGCGGAAGATGATGGCCAGCGTCCCCGCGCGACGTTATTCGTCCCCTGCGGACCTGTTGCGGGATCTGTTGATTGTTGCTCGCAGCCTGGGGGCAGGAGCCGTCCCGGTTGACGGGCAAGTCTGGTTGACCGCGACCCGGTTCAAACCACCCTTCTGGCAAAGTAACTTCGGCTGGGTGGCCACCACCTGTGCGCTCTGTCTCCTGGTTGTTGCCGTTCAGTATTACCCCAAGCTGACCCAAGGGACGGCCGATCCGGGGCTCGCCGCAACTCGCCGGACAGCGCCCGCTGAGCCGTTCATTGTCGAGCCTCTGTTCCCAGACCGAAACGTTGAGACCGATTCGGGACGGGCCAAAGAGGACTTCGTGGTGAAGGTCCCCGACGATCCGAAGCGATCGTTGCTTGATTCGACCAGTTTCCTTGACCCGAAGAAACAGGCGACATCGACGATCGAACCCGAAGTCGCACGCGTCGAGCCGTTTCCGCTGACGATTGGGACGATTCCCCAGGAACCCGCATTGCCCAGTGAGCGGCCCTCGACCCCTGCCGCCGAGCGTCCGACCATGTCCGAACGGACTACGCCGGAAAGGACTCCTCAGGAACGAGCCACGGCCGACCGAACGACGTCCGAAAGAATTGCGGAAACCAAGGCATCAGCAGAGATTGTTGCGCCGATTCGTATTGTGAACGGCAAGTCATACGACAGCCTGGAGGCGGCCTGTACCGAGGCGGCAGAAGCGGGCAGCATCATCGAGCTGAGGTACAACGGTGTCCGCAAGCCCGAACGACCGATTCGCCTGCCGAACAAAAAGCTGATCATTCGTGGTGCCGTCGGCTACCGACCCACGATTACGTTTGCTCCCACGGATCTCTCAGCGGATGGCTCACCTCACATGGTGACCGTGGCGGGGGGCTTGTTGGAGTTCGTAAACGTCGATCTGGCGATGGCAGTTCCCAACCGCGTGGGGATGGATCGCTGGGCGTTGTTCAGCCTGGAACGGCCTGAGCGAGTGCAGCTCAAGGGAGTCACTGTCACCGTCACCAATCCGTTCAGCAAGCCGGCCTGCATTTTTGAGCAGCGAGCACCGGTGGGGCAGAGTATTGATGGCATCGGTCTCCGCTTGGGCGGCATGCCGGTGGTGCCCCCTGAGACATTGATCACCGAAAGCTTTGTTCGGGGCGGTTGCGATCTGATTGTCATGCGCGACCCCGTCCCCGCACGATTTGAATTGAAAGATTCTGTCGTCGGCGTCGATGGAAACCTGCTTCAGTTGAAGCTCGTTTCCGACATGGTCGGGATGGAGCGGGAAAGCATCTCCCTGGAACTGGAACACGTGACCTGCCTCTTGGGACAAAGCCTGCTTTCGGTGGATGGGATGGGGGGGCTGTCTGAAAAGCTGCCGCCACTGTTCATCGATGCTCGCAATAACGTGATTTCGTGTGGACCGGGGCGACCCCTCATCTCCATGCGTGGTCTGTCGGAATTCATGGACTTCCAGCGGTCGTTCTCGTGGAAGGGCGATTTGAACTTCTACAACAGCATTGAGACGTTCTTGGAAATCTCGACCTCGCAACTGAGTGGGAATTCTCCGGCATTCGACTATGCCCAGTGGAAATCGTTCTGGGGATCGAATGAAGGGGTCCGTTCTGAAAATATGCGCGTGGTGAAAACGCCGGACAAGGTCTATTCCAGCCTCACGACAGATGACGTGGTACTGCTGGCCGATTCCAATCCGGCGATCAAAGGGGCCAGTGACGGTGACGCGGCGGGAGCCCCACTGAAGAAGCTCCCCTATCTTGATCGCACACGTGACGAAGACGCTCGGCGCTAGCGATTTGTTCAGAATCCAAGCGCCGCTGCCGCGGATTCGCCCGTGACGACGAAAGAGCTCTCCCTCGCATTAGAAGCGGGAAGGCACTGTGCCAAGAGGGAGATGCTGCATGAATGAGAAGCCTTGCATCGCTGCGGACTTCGAGGCGACGGCATGCCCCCCACGGATTTCTGCGGGACAATGCGGCCGTTGTTCGGCCAAAACGTCTGCGGGGGTCGCGTCGGATTCGGTCAGCCGCTAGCATGATGATCTGAATCTGACGAGAAACCGACCTTTCCTATTATTGGAGACCGCGTCGTCATGAGCGACTCCGTTTCACAGGCAGAAATCGAAGCTTCGATCGCCAAGCTCGGCAAGGCATATCAGTCTATTCGCGAGCAGATGTCGAAGGTGATCATCGGGCAGGATGATGTCATCGAACAGTTGCTGATCGCACTGTTCAGCCGTGGCCATTGCCTGCTGGAAGGGGTGCCGGGTCTGGCCAAGACACTGATGATCAGTACCCTGGCCCGCTGTCTCTCGATGAGCTTCGCACGCATTCAGTTTACTCCCGACCTGATGCCGGCCGACATCACCGGGACCGATGTGCTGCAAGAGAATCGTGAAACGGGCAAACGGGAGTTCCGTTTCATCACAGGTCCGCTGTTTCACAACGTCGTGCTGGCTGACGAAATCAATCGTACTCCACCGAAAACGCAAGCGGCGTTGCTCGAGGCGATGCAGGAACGCCAGGTGACCGTCGGTCAGATGCGTCACGTTCTGGCAGATCCGTTTTTCGTGCTGGCCACCCAGAACCCGATCGAGCAGGAAGGGACTTACTCGCTGCCCGAAGCGCAGCAGGACCGCTTCATGTTCAAGGTCTTCGTCAAGTATCCGACGTTCGCGGAAGAACGACAGATCGCCAAACGAACGACTTCGATCCAGGCCGACGATATTCAACCGGTGCTGGACGCCGAAGAAATTCTGGCGCTTCAAAAGCTGGTGCGGCAGGTTCCTGCCAGCGATCATGTGATTGATTACGCACTGGCGCTGGTGCGACAGACGCGCGTCGGTGAAGTGGGTGTACCGCAGTTCGTGGGCGAGCAACTCAGTTGGGGAGCCGGCCCGCGTGCCGTGCAGTTCCTGCTGCTGGGCGGGAAAGCCCGGGCGCTGCTGAATGGCCGGACGTACGTCTCGACAGACGATATTCAGGCCCTGGCGGCTCCGGTGCTGCGTCATCGCATCGTGGTCAATTTCTCGGCAGAGAGCGAGGGGATCACCTCGGACCACGTTGTCGAACAACTGATCAAGTCGACCCCGTCCAAAGAAGGCGAACTGACACGTGACCCAAACCTCGCGAAGATTTTTGCCGCCTGAAGCCATTGCGAGGATTTCCCGCCTGGAAATCCTCGCTCGCAATGTTGTGGAAGGCTTTCTGTCCGGTCTGCACCGCAGCCCCTATTTCGGTCAGTCCGTCGAATTTGCTCAGCACCGCGAGTATGCGCCGGGTGATGACATTCGACGAATCGACTGGAAAGTCTGGTCCAAGACCGACCGGTACTACATCAAGCAGTACGAAGAAGAGACCAACCTGCGGACCATGCTGCTGGTTGACCAGTCAGAGTCGATGCAGTTCGGTTCGGGCAAGCTGACCAAGTACGAATATGCCTGTCAGATCGCCGCTTCACTGGCTTATCTGCTCCTGCGTCAACAAGACGCTGTCGGGATTACGACGTTCGATTCCGAAATCCGTTCACGGGTCCCCTTCAGCAGCAAGCAGAATCATCTGCACGCGATACTGGCAACACTGGATCAGAACCAGCCGTCAAAGAAGACGGACCTGCAGCGTCTGCTGGCTCAGGTTGCCGACGAACAGACGCGACGAGGACTGATCGTCGTCATCTCGGACCTGTTCGTTGATCGGCCCGGACTGTTCAAAGGCCTGAAACTGCTCCGGACTCGCGGTCACGACGTAATGGTGATGCACGTCATGGACGATGAAGAACTCGACTTCCAGTACAGTGGCACGACCAAGTTTGAAGGGATGGAAGAGACAGGCGACCTGGTTTGTGACCCCCGGGCTCTGCGCGAAGGGTATCTCAAGGCGGTGACAGAATTCGTCGACGACCTTCATCGGAACTGTGCTCGCCAGATGATCGACTTCCAGACGATTCGCACCAGTGAGCATCTCGACGCAGCACTGGCTTACTATGTCACTCACCGTGTCGGCATGCGGAAATCGGTTCGTTCCTGACCGTACGGCGGGGGTTCGTGAACTTGCTCAGCCGCGGTCACGGAGGATTCACGCTCACACGGCTCACCGGTCGTTCGGTCACCGGAATACAGGTGGTTGCGGCAAGATTGCCAACTGCCGCCTGAATGGTACCGGCATCGACCAATTTTCCGTTCAGACATGATTCCCTGCGTCCCGGATTCTACGAAATCATGCTCACCACATTGGCGACTTCGGCCCCGCGGGAATGGCTAGATCCGTTGCAGACATTGGCTGCCACGAGGTGGTGGGATCATGTTCCGCTCACGACGGTGGAGTCCCTGCTCACGGAACTGAATCAGACTGCGTCGGCGGCCCCGACGGTTCGTGCCAACGCGGTGCGAAAAGCCCTCGGACAAGTAATCCTTCTTGCCAGCAAGTTGCTGAAGGAGGGGGAGCCATCGAGTCGTGACCCGTGGTTGGCTCTCGCCGGTTTCCTTGGCACACTGCCCGATGAGGCGATTCCAGGATTGTTTGAAACGCTGTTCGGAAGGCCCCTGAACCGATTAGCGGCTTATGGTTCGCTGCGGCCTGGGGAGTCGAACTTCGATCAGGTCTCGATGATCAACGGTTGCTGGGTCGACGGGAAGGTGAAAGGACGGGTCTGGCAACCGGACGAGTACCTGGAGTTCGCGTGGGATGTCACTGCGCCGGCGATGGAAGTTCGCGTTCTGATATCGTCAGATTTGTACGAACACATCGACCGACTCGATCAATTCGAGGGGGAATGTTACCGGCGAATTCTCGTCCCCGTCTTGATCGCCGAAAGTGTCTCGATCTGTCATATTTATGAAGGGGTTCGCACAGACTTCCGGGTTTGATCGTCGCAGCATCTCATCCCGCAGGCCCGGCAGCTGATCCACCCCGTTCGTCCCGTCATCTCCGTCGACAGATCACCAAGTCATTGTCATCAATCAACTGAATAAGTCGGACCGAGCAATTCCCTCTCTTCAACAGGGCCTACTTCGAATGACGCATGATTCTCACCCTGCTGTTCAATCTCGATCCCGTAATTCTCACGCTCCTGCGTCGCGCCTGATCGTTGCCGCGTTGGCCGGACTATGGCTCGTTTGTCAGGGGCTCTCCGCAGAACTGAGCGGGGCCGAACAGGCCGCCGCCCGACCGGGGATGCTTGATCTTACCGACGGCATCGTGGTCGCGCCCGAGGGGCTATCTGATCGCGAGAAGAAAGCGGTTTCACTACTGATCGAGGAAGTTCGCAAACGGACGATGGTCCGATGGACTGAGCAGCAAAGCCTGCCGGCATCGAGCAACACTCCGGTCATTCTGGTCGGTCCCTTCAAGGTGATTCGACCCGTGCTGTCGAAGTCGGGCTCCCGTGTGAAGTTGCCCGAGACGGCGGGACCGAGCGAGGGATATCAGATCGAATCCCTTTCCTCCCCGAAACTCATCGCCGTTGTCGGCAACGATGAACGAGGTGTCCTGTTTGGTGTCGGGCGGCTATTGCGGGAACTGCGGATGTCTCGCGGCCGGGTTGAACTCCCTGCGGACTTCCGTGAAACGTCCGCACCGGAAACTTCTCTGCGCGGTCACCAGTTGGGCTATCGTCAGAAGACGAATTCCTACGACGCCTGGGACGTGGACCATTGGGACCAGTACATTCGCGATCTGGCCCTCTTCGGGACCAATGCAATCGAGCTGATTCCACCTCGGTCGGACGATGCTCTCGACAGCCCTCATTTTCCCGTTCCACCGATGGA is from Schlesneria sp. DSM 10557 and encodes:
- a CDS encoding DUF58 domain-containing protein, with the protein product MPPEAIARISRLEILARNVVEGFLSGLHRSPYFGQSVEFAQHREYAPGDDIRRIDWKVWSKTDRYYIKQYEEETNLRTMLLVDQSESMQFGSGKLTKYEYACQIAASLAYLLLRQQDAVGITTFDSEIRSRVPFSSKQNHLHAILATLDQNQPSKKTDLQRLLAQVADEQTRRGLIVVISDLFVDRPGLFKGLKLLRTRGHDVMVMHVMDDEELDFQYSGTTKFEGMEETGDLVCDPRALREGYLKAVTEFVDDLHRNCARQMIDFQTIRTSEHLDAALAYYVTHRVGMRKSVRS
- a CDS encoding gamma-glutamylcyclotransferase, which translates into the protein MLTTLATSAPREWLDPLQTLAATRWWDHVPLTTVESLLTELNQTASAAPTVRANAVRKALGQVILLASKLLKEGEPSSRDPWLALAGFLGTLPDEAIPGLFETLFGRPLNRLAAYGSLRPGESNFDQVSMINGCWVDGKVKGRVWQPDEYLEFAWDVTAPAMEVRVLISSDLYEHIDRLDQFEGECYRRILVPVLIAESVSICHIYEGVRTDFRV